The DNA window TTTTCTACTGTAATATCTTCACTGCCGGACATTCTGCTTAAAATATCCTGCCTGTTTTCTCCGTCCTCATTATTGAACGTCACGCCTACTACTTTCGTTCTGATTGTATCTAAAATTCTGCCGCCAGATGCAGCGGCAGGCGCTGGCGTTCTGTTTCCATTCTCTTTTCCTGCGCTTTTCTTTTTCAGTCCAAAATAGGCGCATACTGCCGCAACCACAATGCAGCCCACCCCACCTGTTATATTTCCAGACGGCAGCGCCGTTAAGCCGCTTACTGCAAATAATGCAGCCGCTGCCAATAAAATTACCTTTTTCTTTGTCATAGTAAGCCCTCGCTTTCGTTTCTACTTCAATTCTAAAATTTCATCAGCAGAGGCGTTAAGCTCTCTGCAAATTTTCGCCAGTGTTATTGCGTTTGGCGTAAGCTCGTTGTTTTCCCAGCGGCTTATATCTTTCTGGTATACTTGCAGGCGCTCTGCAAGTTCCTTTTGCGTCACGCCTGCCGCTTTTCTCGCTGTTTTAATGTTTTCGCCTAAATTCATGCCTTACCTCTCTTTTCTCTTGCCCTCAAAATGAAAGCAACCAGCAGCTTTACCAGTCCTACTGCTACTAAAAATACTCCTAATTTTAAAAGCATACTCTTTACTCGGCTTTGGGTTTGTGTTATATTTCTTATAGGCGGCGGGCTTATCGCCCGCCTGTTGGTTAGGGCTTTCGCCCTAACCTATGTACTTACCAATTATGATAAGTATTGTTCCTATGATTAAGTCTATCACTGCACTGATTGCCAATTCTTGCCAGTTGATAGGCTTTTTCTTTTGTTTCTTTTTCTTACCCATTGTGCCGTTTCTCCTTTCCAGTGGCTTTGCCTCTTATTTGTTCTTATCTCCTTTCCATGATTTTATTATATACCTTTTTCGGTATATTGTCAACACTTTTGTATAGATTTCTAAGAAAATTGCAAAAAAATAGAGGGCAGACAGCGAACCGCCCACCCTCGAAAACTTAAGCTAATCTTGTGGCATAATCTAAGCTAATCCAGCCTGCGCCACTCTTCAAGCGTCCCCAGCCAGCACTTGCGCCCTGTCCGGCTTTCACTTCCACAATGGTAAATACTCCCTTTCCTGTGGTTTCTCCCGTCTTTGCATAGTTCGTGCCTGCTCCTGTTCTGATATTAAGGTCTAAAATATCTACCTGTACGCTAAACGGAACGCCTGCGCTTGTCTGCTGCCCCACTGCGGTATATACCGCCTTGCCGTTATCATCATATACAGTATAACCCGCCTTGCAAGCGCTCTTTGCATTTTCCAGCGACGTAAACGCCCCCAGCTGGCTTGCTGCGTCCGTCCAGCTCTTGCGCACTCTGTAATACTTTGTACCGTTTCCTGCTGCATACTTTTTATAGTATCCCTCGCCGTACTCTGCACGCTTTTTCTTTACTGTTTCGCTCTGGTCTGCTGGCTTTTCATATCCAGTAAGAACGGCATCAGATGCAGCACGCACGCTGCCCGCCTTTTTCAGTGCGTCCATTACTGCTGTGTATCCCTGCAATTCTTCCCATAAAAAGCCCAGCTGCATATTAAGGTCTGCAATGGATACGCCCGCCTGTTTTGCATGATTAAGCAACGCCTGCTTTCTGCTCCAATACGTCCACTGCGCCAGCCCATAGCCTGCACTGTCCTTTACAAAATTGCCATAGCTGCCATTATCCACCGCTGCTGTATATTCTGCGTCCGTCTTACCCAGCTTATTGTTATAGGTATTCTGTAAGTTGTTCGGCATAAGCCCGCTTTCAGCATACAGATTACCCATAATACCAGCCACGGCATAAGCATTTAAGCCCTTGCCTGTAAGAAAATTCCATATTGTTTTTTCATTGCCGCCCTGCGGCGTTTCTGCCTGTCCGCTGATTTTACGCTTAAACTCGTCCCATGTGTGGGCGCTGGTGTTATATACATACGGGTTAGGGCAAATCTTGCCCGTTACGTCGTAATGTCTGATTACATGAGATGCAGGCACGCCGTATTTATTCATAAGGTAACGGGTAAGCTCTGCTGCTGCCTCTACTGTTGCGTCCTCAAAATACCAGTCTTTATCTGTTGCGCCCATGCTCTTTGTGTTTTTCTTCCTTACGCACATTTCAATACCGATACTATTAGCGTTTCGGCACTCTGCGTGCTTATATCTCGACGCTCCGCAATGCCACGCTATATTAGCGTCCTCTACGCACTGCCATACCTCGCCGTTAAATCCTACAAAGTAATGCGCCGACGCATTTCTATTGCCGCCGCCATAATATCGGCAGTTGTCCTCTGCGCCGCCCAGTGCGCCTACATAATGGATAACAATATACTTAATTCTGGAAACGCTGCCCTTATTGAAATTGTACTTACTTATCTTTCTGTTAATATTCATATTTCCTGCCTTTCCGCATACAAAATAAGCGCCTGCGGTGTCCCGCAAGCGCTCTTTGCTGCTATGTCCTTATTATTCTTATCTTTCCTGCGTCCTGTGTTCCTCTACGTTGCCTGTGGTGCTGTCCCCGTCCAGTTCGTCTGTGTCCGGCAGTTCGTCCGTATACTTCGCCAGAAACTCCCGCACCTTTTCCCATACCTTTTTTACGGGCAGCCCGCATAATGCCATATTCTTAAAAATACTCACTACCTCATAGGCAATGTAAAGCAATGCGAAAAATTCAGCCACGCCCACGGTATCAAGCCCTAAATATGTACGTGCCTGCTCCGGTATAAATCCGATTAAGTTAATCTTAATCAGTACGTCGATTGCCAGCATGAATACCAGAGAAATAAGCATACCTACTTTTCTGATAGCCCCGTCAATGCCTGCGCAGCTGTTAAATTTTTTCTCTTTGATTGCACGCAGCACGCCAAAAACCGTGTCGCACACAATCGCCAATACTACCAGCTGGATAATTTTGTTATGTGCCGCCGCCTCAATAAATTCTGTAATAGTCATGTTCATAAATCCTGCCTTTCTCTTAATTGCAAATCTTTTGCCCGCTCTTTCAGCTCTTCGCCGTCGTAGCCCGCTGTCTGCTCCCAGCTTTCCAGAGTGGCTATTAAATCAGCAATAAGCCTGCTTTGCTTTTCTATGGTTTCCTGTTGTTCTTGTACTACCCTTAGTAAATTGCTACTCATGTACTCGCTCCTGCATTCTGCCGCTTAAGCAGCCTTTTCTATGGCTGCCTCTGCCAGCGTTTCTATTTTCTTTCGTAGGTTATAGCTGTCGGCGTGTCCTGCGTGTCCCGTCCAGCTCTGTATACTCTTTTGTAACTGCTCTTTTGTGATTTTCCCGCTCTCGCACTTCTTGATAGTACGCTTTATGCGCTTTATGCTGTCCTTTCGTACTTTCCTGTGCGTTGCCCTGTGTTTGTAGCCTACAAAGTCTATACCATTCTTTGCTGCCAGTATGGTAGTTTTCGGGTTAAACTCTAACTTAAGCTCTTCCCGTAAGAATTGCTCTATCCGTGCAAGCTAGCTGCGCAGCTGTTCCTTGTCTGGGCTTAATATTACAAAGTCGTCCATATAGCGTATGTATGCCTCTACGCCCAGCTCATGCTTAATAAACTGGTCTAATGCGTCCAGATAGATATTTGCAAATAACTGACTGGTAAGGTTTCCTACTGGTATCCCTACGCCGTCCGGCATATTGCCGTTGTGGTCTATTATCCTGTCCAGCAATGCCAGTACCCCAGCGTCTTTTATAACCTTACGTATTTCAGTTTTTAATACCGCATGGTCTATGCTCTGGAAATAGTGGTGTATATCTGCCTTGATAGCATAAAGCGGCTGGTCTGGGTGGTATTTGTTCCACTCATACAGCCACTCTTTTAGCGTATCAGACGCAGCGTGCATACCTTTACCTTTCCGGCAGGCGTAAGACTGCGATATAAACCGCTTATCAAATATAGGCTCTAACACGTTGTTTATGGCGTGCTGTACCACCCTGTCATAGAACGGCAGCGCCATTATCTGCCGCTCTTTCGGTTCGTACACCTTAAAGTAATGGTATTTGCTTGGCTCATAGGCAAGGTTTATAATATCTTCCCGCACCTTGTCTAAGTTTTCCTCTTTGTCTTTCGTAAAAATCAGTACGTCTTTTCTGTGGCGTTTACACTTTCTGGCTTTGTTATAGGCTTTCTGTACGTTTCCATAGTCGCCCATAGCCTCTAAAAGCGTAATGCGCCGCCCGTCCTTATCGGTAATGTATCCTACTCTCTTCAAGTATTAAGCTCCTGCCTTTCGCCGTAGCTACTAACCAGCAGCCGTATTTTTTCTCTTTGCCTCACGGCGGGACAGCCACTCTGACTATAGGATATTAAACACTCGGTCTTATCCCTTTCTAAGTCCTTGCCAGTATTCCGTAGAACTCTGTGCCTGTAATGTTCTCACTAAGTCACACGCCCCACGAGCGCCAATGTTCGTATTGACATTCCACGGGTAATTGTTGCAATTCACGGCACGAGCGCCGCAATTCGCCCCATTGTTCCAGTTGCCGCCCGCTATCAGCGCCGCCAGAGGCTGTAAGTAAGCAGCTGCCCCATATCCTGCTATTTTCTGGTCTTTACCTCTTCTATCAGTTCGCCCAGCATAACGCCTATTTCTTTCAGCTTGCGGCAGCTCTCGCCGTAGTGCCGTGCGTTCATAGCGCTATACTTCAAGTCATGCGCCAGCCGCAGCAATTCTTTACTTTCCTGCAATGCCGTATCTACCGTGTATAAGTGGCTTTTCGTTGCCGTCTTATCCCACTTTATAACCTCTTGCAGCATTTCAAGAATTG is part of the [Clostridium] symbiosum genome and encodes:
- a CDS encoding helix-turn-helix transcriptional regulator, producing MNLGENIKTARKAAGVTQKELAERLQVYQKDISRWENNELTPNAITLAKICRELNASADEILELK
- a CDS encoding phage tail tip lysozyme, whose amino-acid sequence is MNINRKISKYNFNKGSVSRIKYIVIHYVGALGGAEDNCRYYGGGNRNASAHYFVGFNGEVWQCVEDANIAWHCGASRYKHAECRNANSIGIEMCVRKKNTKSMGATDKDWYFEDATVEAAAELTRYLMNKYGVPASHVIRHYDVTGKICPNPYVYNTSAHTWDEFKRKISGQAETPQGGNEKTIWNFLTGKGLNAYAVAGIMGNLYAESGLMPNNLQNTYNNKLGKTDAEYTAAVDNGSYGNFVKDSAGYGLAQWTYWSRKQALLNHAKQAGVSIADLNMQLGFLWEELQGYTAVMDALKKAGSVRAASDAVLTGYEKPADQSETVKKKRAEYGEGYYKKYAAGNGTKYYRVRKSWTDAASQLGAFTSLENAKSACKAGYTVYDDNGKAVYTAVGQQTSAGVPFSVQVDILDLNIRTGAGTNYAKTGETTGKGVFTIVEVKAGQGASAGWGRLKSGAGWISLDYATRLA
- a CDS encoding phage holin family protein, which gives rise to MNMTITEFIEAAAHNKIIQLVVLAIVCDTVFGVLRAIKEKKFNSCAGIDGAIRKVGMLISLVFMLAIDVLIKINLIGFIPEQARTYLGLDTVGVAEFFALLYIAYEVVSIFKNMALCGLPVKKVWEKVREFLAKYTDELPDTDELDGDSTTGNVEEHRTQER
- a CDS encoding reverse transcriptase/maturase family protein, with product MKRVGYITDKDGRRITLLEAMGDYGNVQKAYNKARKCKRHRKDVLIFTKDKEENLDKVREDIINLAYEPSKYHYFKVYEPKERQIMALPFYDRVVQHAINNVLEPIFDKRFISQSYACRKGKGMHAASDTLKEWLYEWNKYHPDQPLYAIKADIHHYFQSIDHAVLKTEIRKVIKDAGVLALLDRIIDHNGNMPDGVGIPVGNLTSQLFANIYLDALDQFIKHELGVEAYIRYMDDFVILSPDKEQLRS
- the avd gene encoding diversity-generating retroelement protein Avd, whose amino-acid sequence is MDIQTKTDIIHQKIYDFLLYIYPLLTKYPKYEKFSLQTATRNAILEMLQEVIKWDKTATKSHLYTVDTALQESKELLRLAHDLKYSAMNARHYGESCRKLKEIGVMLGELIEEVKTRK